The Granulicella arctica genome segment TTGATATTAAACCGATACCCAACCTCCGCCGCACCCGAAGAGGTTGGCTTGTACGTGATACCAGCGTCCGTAACCTTCCGAGTAAAGTCAGCCCCTAATTGAACCGAGACTTGCTGCCTCGGCGTGCGCGTGGCAGTCTCTATCGCTTGAGCGCCCGCAAAATGACAGAGACTCCCTAGAAAAATCACTCCACAAATAAGCTGTTTCAAAGATTACGCTCCTGGTCGTTCCGGTTTGAGATAGGCACCCGAGGGTGCGGCTCACATATAATACGTACTAGTAGGTATTATATTTACCGTCAGCAGGAAGTCAACCTTCAGAGGCATTACCCCTGCCCTAAGTGCAAAGCGCGCAGCCGAAAGATCTGCATTTGCCGTTGCCTGTTCTTACCCCTCACCCCAACCCCATTGAAAATTCAGCCACCTTGTTTGGTTGCTGCGCCTGCGCCTACCAAGGCACCATGCCCTCCTTATTCGTGAACCCCCCGGTAGGGCCATCGTCCGGCAGTTGCGCAAGACGCACAATCTCGATCACACCCTCCTCGACCGTGTGTGTGCCTCTGTGGTTGGTCATATCAGTAGCAACAAAGCCCGGGCTCACAGAGTTGACCTTGATCCTCGTATCGCGCAGGTCATACGCGAGGTCCACGGTAAACATATTCAGAGCCGCCTTGGAAGCGTTGTAGGCAAGAATCTTAACCGGATAGAACAGCGAGCTTGAATCGCCGTTGACGGCCAGCGAGCCAAGCCCGCTCGAGACGTTCACAATCCGCGCACTCTCCGCCGCGCGCAGCAACGGAAGCAGCGGTTGCGTGAACGCCACCGCACCAAAAAAATTCGTCTCAAACGTGCGCCTCAGCGTCTCGAGGCCGACACTGCTGGCTGGCCCATCCTCCCGGTCACAGATGCCTGCATTGTTGATCAGGACATCCAGATGTCCAAACTCCTCGCCAATCTGCTTGGCGAGCGCGGCGCCGCTCTCGGCCGCACGGTTCAGGTCCGCCGAAACGAAGCGAACATCCAGCCCCTCTCCACGCAGCTTGTCGGCAGCCTCTTCACCTCGCTCTGTGTCTCGCGCACCCAGCAGCACCGTAAAGCCTGCGCGTGCTAACTGACGAGTCGCCTCGAAGCCGATGCCCTTGTTTGCTCCCGTTATCAAAACCAGCTTTTCCATGAACTCTCCTCGCGCCACTAGATGTACAGCGTCCACTACCATTGTGTACACCGTACACAATACTTTAGCTCCGGTCAAGATGTACAGTGTTTCTCATGGCATATCCGGCAAAGACCGATCGAGCCAGGGTCTTGACGGCTGCAATGAAGCTCGTCAAAGACGAGGGTGTCGAAAACCTCGCGATTCGGTCTGTCGCGTCCGCGCTCAACCTGGCCCCGAACGCACTTTATCGCTACTTCAAGAGCCTTGCCGCTTTAGAGGCAGCCTTAGCGGAAGAGACCCGTCTCCAGATGCTCGTGATCATGCAAAAGGCTGCTGGCAGAAAGGGACCCGCGGAGACGATCCGTGCGATCTCTGAAGCATACCTCCGCTTTGCCCATGAACAACCGCGTGTCTTTGCTCTCTATCTGAAGACCTCAGCCAGCGACCCGGACGGAAATCCGCAATGCACAAAAAATACCCAGTTCTTCTTAGAGCAGGTAACCCGCGTCTATGGGGAAAAACGCGCATGGAAGGCCTCGCACGCACTATGGGCTCTCCTCCACGGAATCGCTGTGCTCCGCGAGGCTCGTGTTCTCACCCAAGCACAGTCGTCCACCAGCCTCAAATTTGGCCTTCAAATGTGGATCGACGGCGCGTTAAGTTCCTCCGGTGATAAATAAGGGCAACCGCCGCTCTTGTCACCGCAGACCAACGTTCTTGCAACCTCCAAAAACAAAGCGCGGACTCAATCGAGTCCGCGCTTCACTTCTACTCATCTTTCTTTACCCAATATCTTCCGACCAGTTCTCCAAATAAGCTTTGAAGTCCGACATAAACTTACCCGCATCCGCACCGTCCACAATCCGGTGATCGAACCCAAGCGTAAACCGCTGGATCGACCGAATCGCAATCGCGTCCGCGCCATCCTTGTCCGTAATCACCTCGGCCTCTTTGTTCAATCCGCCGATACCAAGAATCGCCGCCTGCGGCTGGTTGATGATCGGCGTTCCAAACTGCTCGCCGAAGATCCCCGAGTTCGTCAGCGTAAACGTCCCGCCCGAGATCTCGTCCGGAGCCAGCTTCTTCCCGCGCGCCCGCTCCGCCACATCGACGATCGCCCGCGCAATCCCCAGGAAGTTCCGCTCCTCCGTTTGCTTGATCACCGGAACGATCAAGCCCCAATCCAGCGCCACCGCAATCCCGATATTGATGTTCTTGTTGTAACGAATCGCATCGCCTTCGACCGCACCGTTCACAATCGGATGCTTCCGCAGCGCCATCACCGCAGCCCGCGCAATAAACGGCATGTACGTCAGCTTCACGCCATTGCGCTGCTCGTATTTGTTCTTCTCCTTCTCGCGCAGCTTGACGATCCGCGTCATGTCCACCTTGAACACCGTGTGCACATGCGGACTCGTCCGCTTCGACTCCACCATGCGCGTCGCAATGATCGAACGCATCTTCGTCATCGGCACCAGCTCGCCCGGTATCGGAGCAGCCGCCACCGGCTTCGCAGGCGTAGCCGCAGGAGCATTTGTAACCGCCGCAGGAGCAGCCGCAGCAGCAGGCTTCGCCCCACCCTCCAGATGACCCAGAATATCCGTCTTCGTAATCCGTCCCGCCGAACCCGAACCCGCAACCTGCGTCAGATCGACATTGTTGTCCTTCGCAATCTTCCGCACCAGCGGCGAAGACTTCGGATGCTCGCCAACCACCGCCGAAGCAGCAGGCGCAGGAGCCTCAGCCTTAGCAGCCGAAGGCGCAGCAGCCACCGGAGCCGGAGCAGCAGCAGCCTTACCCGCACCGCCACCGATCACCGCCACCACTGTATTGATCTGAACCGTCGCGCCCTCCGCAACCTTGATCTCCGTCAGCACACCCGCCGCCGGCGAAGGAATCTCCGCGTCCACCTTGTCCGTCGAAATCTCGAAGATCGGCTCATCGCGAGCAACCGTATCGCCCACCTTCTTCAGCCACTTCGTAATCGTCCCCTCGGTGATCGACTCGCCCATCTGTGGCATCACGATCTCGGTCTCCGCACCGGTAGCCTCAGCCACCGCAGGCGTATCCACCGCCGCTGGTTCAGCCGTATCCGCCGCAGGCTTCGCAGCCGTCTCAGCCTTTGCCGGAGCAGCAGCCGGAGCACTCGCAGCAGCCCCAGCCTCCGCAATCGTGCAAACCACCGTACCGACCTGCACCGTCGCTCCCTCAGCGATCTTCAGCTCGCCCAGCGTCCCCGCCGCAGGCGAAGGAATCTCCGCATCGACCTTATCCGTCGAGATCTCAAACAAAGGTTCATCCCGAGCAACCGTATCGCCCGGCTTCTTCAGCCACTTCGTAATGGTGCCTTCTGTGATGGACTCGCCCATCTGGGGCATGACAACTTCGGTAGGCATACACATTCCTTCCAGATCTCTTGGCTGACTAGCTGACCGCTAACTAGTTGCTTCCCCGTGGATTATAAAGCCGCAGCCCCCACCGGCGCAGCCTCACCCAGCAGCTCCGCCACCGTCTCCACCCCCAGCATCTGCCGCCCAAACACATGCCCAAAGCTCCGAGCCACTGAATTCACAGCATTTTCCATCGTCACCACCACCCCATCGCCCGCCTCCAGCTCCAGGCTCGTCACCTCGCGGTCCGCGATCCCGCACGGCACAATCCACTGATAATCGCGCAGGTCCGTCGTCACATTCAGCGCAAACCCATGCGACGTCACCCCCTGCGACACATGCACCCCAATCGCCGCCACCTTCCGCTCCAGCACCGACCCACCCGCCGCCGTCCACACGCCCGTCCGCTTGCACACCCGCTGCGTCACCACGCCAAAGTCCTTGCACACCCGGATCAGCGCCTCCTCCATCAACCGCACAAAATCCACCGGCCCCAGATGCGGCCCCTTCTTCCCAGGCAAATCTCCCCGCAGATCAAAGATCGGATACCCCACCAACTGCCCCGGCCCGTGGTACGTCACATCCCCCCCACGATTCACCTCATGCAGCTCCACCCCACGCTGCGCCAGCAGCTCATCGCTCAACAACACATTCTCCCGATGCGCATTCCGCCCCAGCGTCAACACCGGCGGATGCTCCATCAGCAACAACACATCCCCAATCGCACCCACCTTCCGCGCAGCCACCACCCGAGCCTGCACAGCAAGCCCCTCAGCATAAGAAACTCGCCCGAGATGAAGAAGATGAATGTACATTATGAGCGTCCTAAACTACTCATCGGGATCATTGCTCGCTTGGATCTCTTTTGTCTCCGCTTTTTTGAGTCTCTTGGCAACTTTATCGATATTCTCTGCCGTTGGTAGATGCTCCGGCATCGTCCCGCCTATCTCTCGAATGGTCTGACGAACTCGCTTACCAACCTCATAGTGCAGATCATTCGCACGAACCTTGCCTTGCGTCTTTTCCCGCC includes the following:
- a CDS encoding SDR family oxidoreductase — encoded protein: MEKLVLITGANKGIGFEATRQLARAGFTVLLGARDTERGEEAADKLRGEGLDVRFVSADLNRAAESGAALAKQIGEEFGHLDVLINNAGICDREDGPASSVGLETLRRTFETNFFGAVAFTQPLLPLLRAAESARIVNVSSGLGSLAVNGDSSSLFYPVKILAYNASKAALNMFTVDLAYDLRDTRIKVNSVSPGFVATDMTNHRGTHTVEEGVIEIVRLAQLPDDGPTGGFTNKEGMVPW
- the lipB gene encoding lipoyl(octanoyl) transferase LipB translates to MYIHLLHLGRVSYAEGLAVQARVVAARKVGAIGDVLLLMEHPPVLTLGRNAHRENVLLSDELLAQRGVELHEVNRGGDVTYHGPGQLVGYPIFDLRGDLPGKKGPHLGPVDFVRLMEEALIRVCKDFGVVTQRVCKRTGVWTAAGGSVLERKVAAIGVHVSQGVTSHGFALNVTTDLRDYQWIVPCGIADREVTSLELEAGDGVVVTMENAVNSVARSFGHVFGRQMLGVETVAELLGEAAPVGAAAL
- a CDS encoding TetR/AcrR family transcriptional regulator, which translates into the protein MKLVKDEGVENLAIRSVASALNLAPNALYRYFKSLAALEAALAEETRLQMLVIMQKAAGRKGPAETIRAISEAYLRFAHEQPRVFALYLKTSASDPDGNPQCTKNTQFFLEQVTRVYGEKRAWKASHALWALLHGIAVLREARVLTQAQSSTSLKFGLQMWIDGALSSSGDK
- the sucB gene encoding 2-oxoglutarate dehydrogenase, E2 component, dihydrolipoamide succinyltransferase produces the protein MPTEVVMPQMGESITEGTITKWLKKPGDTVARDEPLFEISTDKVDAEIPSPAAGTLGELKIAEGATVQVGTVVCTIAEAGAAASAPAAAPAKAETAAKPAADTAEPAAVDTPAVAEATGAETEIVMPQMGESITEGTITKWLKKVGDTVARDEPIFEISTDKVDAEIPSPAAGVLTEIKVAEGATVQINTVVAVIGGGAGKAAAAPAPVAAAPSAAKAEAPAPAASAVVGEHPKSSPLVRKIAKDNNVDLTQVAGSGSAGRITKTDILGHLEGGAKPAAAAAPAAVTNAPAATPAKPVAAAPIPGELVPMTKMRSIIATRMVESKRTSPHVHTVFKVDMTRIVKLREKEKNKYEQRNGVKLTYMPFIARAAVMALRKHPIVNGAVEGDAIRYNKNINIGIAVALDWGLIVPVIKQTEERNFLGIARAIVDVAERARGKKLAPDEISGGTFTLTNSGIFGEQFGTPIINQPQAAILGIGGLNKEAEVITDKDGADAIAIRSIQRFTLGFDHRIVDGADAGKFMSDFKAYLENWSEDIG